A window from Photobacterium leiognathi encodes these proteins:
- the vxrA gene encoding sensor histidine kinase VxrA, which yields MKTYVLLFTLAFSAASYADGISLPERLAAVRAELLESKPVASYDFRKFQSNYPSPLLLSSSLLPQTKKYPLSALRQLYQNSLTCKGPWPYSPLVTQPVVFTRAICNKTILPPGWFIRSGYIHPGGGSYAIRYLAKHPDKAAELSKFLHINERPLASATSLLGRLQRMSSDEKKILISGSQYFISNGDLWVRNGNKYNIYNQSTWLKVLEQHGLHLKRFNRKDFCLVQNGNICWREENKSHLTYYLLISLLVSNALVLVGWGIYRFRIRRRDMQERMLVLQILTHELRTPIASLSMTVEGFRRHFDILPEALYDEFRRLTDDSRRLRQLAEASKDYLQANQQQLSTQEVESLNEWLTYLAEEYDVTLHLSEDRSVHVNIYWLTTCLNNLLSNAHKYGVAPITLTSSYNDGKLKIIVQDQGPLTAKDWSRLRKPFVTEKGLGLGLTIVESMINRMGGTLKLSGPPTTFILEIPCESNSATG from the coding sequence ATGAAAACGTATGTACTTTTATTTACACTTGCATTCTCTGCTGCTAGTTATGCAGATGGAATTTCTTTACCGGAACGTTTAGCCGCTGTTCGTGCTGAATTGCTAGAAAGCAAACCGGTGGCATCATACGACTTTCGAAAATTTCAAAGTAATTATCCATCACCTTTGTTGTTGTCATCGAGTTTACTGCCTCAAACAAAGAAATACCCACTTTCGGCATTACGGCAGCTCTATCAAAATTCGTTGACATGTAAAGGTCCTTGGCCTTACAGCCCTTTAGTGACGCAACCTGTTGTTTTTACAAGAGCTATCTGTAATAAAACGATTTTACCTCCGGGTTGGTTTATCCGTTCGGGCTACATTCATCCCGGTGGCGGTAGTTATGCTATTCGTTATTTAGCAAAGCATCCTGATAAAGCAGCAGAGCTAAGTAAGTTTTTACACATAAATGAACGCCCTTTAGCGTCAGCAACATCATTGCTTGGTCGATTACAGCGTATGAGTAGTGATGAAAAGAAAATTTTAATCTCAGGTTCACAATACTTCATATCTAATGGGGATTTGTGGGTCAGAAATGGCAACAAGTATAATATTTATAACCAAAGTACGTGGCTAAAAGTCTTAGAACAACATGGTTTGCATTTAAAACGTTTTAACCGTAAGGACTTTTGTTTAGTACAAAATGGTAATATTTGTTGGCGCGAGGAGAACAAGTCACATTTAACCTACTATTTATTAATTAGTTTGTTAGTGAGTAATGCGTTAGTACTGGTCGGGTGGGGTATTTACCGTTTCCGTATTCGTCGACGTGATATGCAAGAGCGTATGCTTGTTCTACAAATCTTAACTCACGAGTTAAGAACGCCAATTGCAAGTTTATCAATGACGGTGGAAGGCTTCAGGCGTCACTTTGATATATTACCTGAAGCTTTATACGATGAATTTAGACGTCTAACCGATGATTCAAGGCGGTTAAGACAATTAGCTGAAGCGAGTAAAGATTATTTGCAAGCAAATCAGCAGCAATTAAGCACGCAAGAAGTGGAGTCTTTAAATGAATGGCTTACTTATCTTGCTGAAGAATATGATGTAACTTTGCATCTTTCTGAAGATAGAAGTGTACATGTTAATATTTATTGGCTAACAACCTGTTTAAACAATTTGTTATCAAATGCCCATAAATATGGCGTAGCACCAATTACATTAACGTCATCGTACAATGATGGAAAACTTAAGATTATCGTGCAAGATCAAGGTCCTTTAACAGCCAAAGATTGGTCTCGCTTGAGAAAGCCATTTGTAACAGAGAAAGGTTTAGGCTTAGGTTTAACGATTGTAGAATCGATGATTAATAGAATGGGGGGGACGTTGAAACTCTCTGGCCCACCAACAACGTTTATATTGGAGATACCGTGTGAATCAAACTCTGCTACTGGTTGA
- a CDS encoding VOC family protein has translation MAKIIHSMIRVVDLDASLKFYKEALDLDIAECLDFEGFSLVYLRNEENDMELELTWNEGTEEPYTHGTGYGHIAVAVDNLEAEHAKLAECGYAPLEIKEFFRDGQLLAKFFFVQDPDGYKIEFLQRHGRYK, from the coding sequence ATGGCTAAAATTATCCACTCAATGATCCGTGTTGTTGATTTAGATGCGTCATTAAAATTTTATAAAGAAGCATTAGATTTGGACATTGCTGAGTGTTTGGATTTTGAAGGCTTTAGCTTAGTTTATCTTCGTAATGAAGAAAATGATATGGAACTTGAGCTAACTTGGAATGAAGGTACAGAAGAGCCTTACACTCACGGTACGGGTTATGGTCATATTGCTGTTGCTGTCGATAATTTAGAAGCTGAACATGCCAAGCTTGCAGAGTGTGGTTATGCACCACTTGAGATCAAAGAGTTCTTCCGTGATGGTCAGTTATTGGCGAAATTCTTCTTTGTTCAAGATCCAGATGGCTACAAAATTGAGTTCCTACAACGTCACGGACGTTACAAATAA
- a CDS encoding response regulator transcription factor produces MNQTLLLVEDDRNLADGLLDCLTQAGYNCLYADCASKVDALWKEADLVVLDRQLPEGDSLNYLGAWLKKKHLPVILLTAMVSINDKVVGLDSGAKDYLTKPFAEEELLARVRVHLRGDDDDTAAANIIKVGGIIINQESREVLLGDENITLTRTEFELLVFLSKNAGRVFTRDELLDQVWGYNHYPTTRTVDTHILQLRQKLPGIDIETLRGVGYRMKP; encoded by the coding sequence GTGAATCAAACTCTGCTACTGGTTGAAGATGACCGCAACCTTGCCGATGGTTTACTCGATTGCTTGACGCAAGCTGGATACAACTGTTTATACGCAGATTGCGCAAGTAAAGTAGATGCTTTATGGAAAGAAGCTGATCTTGTTGTGCTTGATCGTCAGCTTCCTGAAGGTGATTCTTTAAACTACTTAGGCGCATGGCTTAAGAAAAAACATCTACCAGTAATCTTATTAACAGCAATGGTATCAATTAACGATAAAGTTGTAGGTTTAGATTCTGGTGCAAAAGATTACCTAACTAAACCCTTTGCTGAAGAAGAATTGTTAGCTCGAGTTCGTGTGCACCTTCGTGGTGATGACGATGATACTGCGGCAGCAAACATCATTAAAGTGGGGGGTATTATCATTAACCAAGAGAGCCGTGAAGTGCTTCTAGGTGATGAAAATATTACTTTAACGCGAACTGAGTTCGAACTGCTTGTGTTCCTTTCGAAGAATGCGGGTCGAGTGTTTACTCGTGATGAACTACTAGATCAAGTGTGGGGCTATAACCATTACCCAACAACACGAACAGTAGATACACATATTCTGCAGTTACGCCAAAAGCTACCAGGTATTGATATCGAAACATTACGTGGTGTTGGCTATCGTATGAAGCCATAA
- the pntA gene encoding Re/Si-specific NAD(P)(+) transhydrogenase subunit alpha encodes MQIGVPREVLAHETRVAATPKTVEQLLKMGFSVVVEQGAGRLASFDDSAYEEAGAKIVSVDEAWQSDLILKVNAPQVNPENGVDEFDLIKDGASLVSFILPAQNPELLEKLSSKNINVMAMDSVPRISRAQALDALSSMANIAGYRAVVEAAHEFGRFFTGQITAAGKVPPAKVLVAGAGVAGLAAIGAAGSLGAIVRSFDVRPEVKEQVESMGAEFLEVDYKEDTSTGDGYAKEMSDEFNKAAERLYAEQAKDVDIIITTALIPGRPAPKLITKEMVDSMKAGSVIVDLAAANGGNCAYTEADKVVTTPNGVKVIGYTDMVGRLPTQSSQLYGTNLVNLLKLLCKEKDGNIDIDFEDVVLRGVTVIKDGEVTWPAPPIQVSAQPQAKVEPQPVAEEKVEEPTSPVKKLVGLVVGLGAFGWVASVAPPAFLSHITVFVLACVVGYYVVWNVTHALHTPLMSVTNAISGIIVVGALLQIGQGNGVVSFLAFIAVLIASINIFGGFTVTKRMLEMFRKD; translated from the coding sequence ATGCAGATTGGTGTACCAAGAGAGGTGCTCGCGCATGAAACGCGAGTGGCTGCGACGCCTAAAACAGTAGAGCAGCTATTGAAAATGGGGTTCAGCGTTGTCGTTGAGCAAGGAGCCGGACGCTTAGCAAGCTTTGATGATTCAGCTTACGAAGAAGCAGGCGCAAAAATTGTTTCAGTAGATGAAGCATGGCAATCGGATCTTATTCTTAAAGTTAATGCCCCTCAGGTAAACCCTGAAAATGGTGTTGATGAGTTTGATCTTATTAAAGATGGTGCAAGCTTAGTTAGCTTCATTTTACCAGCACAAAATCCAGAGTTGTTAGAAAAACTTTCTTCAAAAAATATCAACGTAATGGCGATGGATTCTGTACCGCGTATCTCACGTGCACAGGCATTAGATGCGTTGAGCTCAATGGCAAACATTGCGGGTTACCGTGCTGTAGTTGAAGCTGCACATGAATTTGGTCGTTTCTTTACAGGTCAAATTACTGCTGCTGGTAAAGTACCTCCGGCGAAAGTATTAGTGGCAGGTGCAGGTGTAGCTGGTCTTGCTGCTATCGGTGCTGCTGGTAGCCTTGGTGCTATCGTTCGCTCTTTTGACGTTCGTCCTGAAGTAAAAGAGCAAGTTGAATCAATGGGTGCTGAATTCCTAGAAGTGGATTACAAAGAAGACACTTCTACAGGAGACGGTTACGCAAAAGAAATGTCAGATGAATTCAACAAAGCGGCTGAGCGTTTATACGCAGAGCAAGCGAAAGATGTTGATATCATTATCACAACAGCACTTATTCCAGGTCGTCCTGCACCTAAATTAATCACCAAAGAAATGGTTGATTCAATGAAAGCGGGCAGCGTTATTGTCGATCTAGCGGCAGCTAATGGCGGTAACTGTGCTTACACTGAAGCTGATAAAGTGGTAACAACACCAAACGGTGTGAAGGTTATCGGCTATACAGATATGGTGGGTCGTCTACCGACACAATCATCTCAGCTTTACGGTACAAACCTTGTTAACTTACTGAAGCTACTTTGCAAAGAGAAAGACGGTAACATCGATATTGATTTTGAAGATGTCGTTCTACGTGGCGTTACTGTTATTAAAGACGGTGAAGTAACGTGGCCTGCACCACCTATTCAAGTATCAGCACAACCTCAAGCAAAAGTTGAACCTCAACCTGTAGCAGAAGAGAAAGTAGAAGAGCCAACATCACCTGTTAAAAAACTGGTAGGTTTGGTTGTTGGCTTAGGTGCGTTTGGTTGGGTGGCTTCAGTTGCTCCTCCAGCATTCCTATCACATATCACAGTATTTGTTCTAGCTTGTGTTGTTGGTTACTACGTAGTTTGGAACGTTACACACGCACTGCACACACCACTGATGTCAGTGACGAATGCTATTTCAGGCATCATCGTTGTGGGTGCGCTACTTCAAATTGGTCAAGGCAACGGGGTAGTTTCTTTCCTCGCATTTATTGCCGTACTCATTGCAAGCATAAATATCTTTGGTGGCTTTACGGTTACCAAGCGCATGCTTGAAATGTTCCGTAAAGATTAA
- a CDS encoding NnrS family protein: MTMQIVDKSKEDKIPAILRLGFRPFFLGASTFSVLAMVIWALFWSGQSQFSSIMYSNPIWWHSHEMLFGFSGAIIIGFLLTAVQNWTGQTGIKGTKLLVLFALWLCARLGLMFGSVSSIWLFVDTAWIFLAMYYLAVPIIKVKQYRNLFFVPVLSLFGMMNVKFHLVALGALHSSISALTLPIVLVVTLITLVVGGRVIPFFTWRGTQTEQITRVKVIEFAALIPVWLLLLATLMPSSLIPAKWVGVLAIITAMTNLIRFSRWRSFSTLTNPLLWTLHLSYLSLIVGLLVLGLSEFSSVVNVSIAIHILAIGGIGGMILSMISRVSLGHTGRTLKVNMIMQVAFIALFTSLLVRVVLVYAIPSLTMNSYVLSASLWAFAFAIFAIVYFPILTKP, encoded by the coding sequence ATGACAATGCAAATAGTTGATAAGAGCAAAGAGGATAAAATCCCTGCTATCTTACGTTTGGGATTTCGGCCGTTCTTTCTTGGTGCCAGCACATTTTCTGTATTAGCTATGGTTATTTGGGCACTCTTCTGGTCTGGTCAATCTCAATTCTCTAGTATTATGTATTCAAACCCGATTTGGTGGCATAGCCATGAGATGTTATTCGGTTTTTCTGGCGCTATCATTATTGGGTTTCTCTTAACGGCGGTTCAAAATTGGACAGGGCAGACTGGCATCAAGGGAACGAAACTGCTTGTGCTTTTTGCTCTGTGGTTATGTGCACGCTTAGGCTTAATGTTTGGATCAGTAAGTAGTATTTGGCTATTTGTCGATACAGCATGGATTTTCCTTGCTATGTATTATCTTGCAGTGCCAATTATTAAGGTTAAGCAATACAGAAACCTATTCTTTGTACCCGTGCTTTCACTATTTGGTATGATGAATGTTAAGTTTCACTTAGTGGCGCTTGGCGCATTACATTCATCGATTAGCGCGTTGACGTTACCTATTGTGCTTGTTGTTACCTTAATCACCTTAGTCGTTGGTGGTCGAGTGATCCCATTTTTCACATGGCGTGGTACACAAACAGAGCAAATTACGCGTGTTAAAGTGATTGAATTTGCTGCACTAATACCTGTGTGGTTATTGTTATTGGCAACTCTAATGCCGTCTAGCCTGATACCTGCAAAGTGGGTAGGTGTACTCGCTATTATTACTGCGATGACGAATTTAATTAGATTTAGCCGTTGGCGCAGTTTTTCTACATTAACAAATCCATTGTTATGGACTCTGCATCTATCATATTTGTCCTTAATTGTTGGGCTATTAGTACTAGGATTAAGCGAGTTTAGTTCTGTCGTTAATGTGTCTATTGCAATCCACATATTGGCAATCGGTGGTATTGGCGGCATGATTTTATCAATGATTTCACGTGTTTCACTGGGGCATACAGGTAGGACATTGAAAGTAAATATGATCATGCAAGTGGCGTTTATTGCTCTATTTACCTCACTATTAGTGAGAGTTGTTTTAGTCTACGCAATACCAAGTTTAACGATGAACAGTTATGTTTTATCAGCCTCGCTTTGGGCATTTGCATTTGCAATTTTCGCCATCGTTTATTTTCCTATTTTGACGAAGCCATGA
- a CDS encoding HD domain-containing protein has protein sequence MNDRYLQAQAFAKERHGEQKYGDYPYYIHLDAVAELASPYGTDAMIVAQLHDVIEDTETTFDELADVFGYTIADAVNYVTDVKLEDRAKRKLEINQRLFSLNPAEDAARLALIVKACDRLANVRSSSNSSRRHYLMYQAEHEAFKHAVFRPGLCDEIWDELDSLIHAKDCVNCY, from the coding sequence ATGAATGACCGTTATTTACAGGCACAAGCATTTGCGAAGGAACGCCATGGTGAACAAAAATATGGAGATTACCCATACTACATTCATCTAGATGCGGTAGCAGAGCTCGCAAGCCCGTACGGTACCGATGCGATGATTGTTGCCCAACTTCATGATGTTATTGAAGATACAGAAACTACATTTGACGAATTAGCAGATGTATTTGGCTACACCATTGCTGATGCAGTTAATTACGTAACTGATGTTAAGTTAGAAGACAGAGCGAAGCGCAAATTAGAGATCAACCAACGTTTATTCTCGCTTAATCCTGCTGAAGATGCTGCGCGTTTAGCATTGATCGTAAAAGCTTGTGATCGATTAGCGAATGTTCGCTCGAGTAGTAATAGTTCCCGTCGTCATTATTTAATGTATCAAGCTGAGCATGAAGCGTTTAAACATGCGGTATTCCGCCCTGGTTTATGTGATGAAATCTGGGATGAATTAGACTCACTAATACATGCAAAAGACTGTGTTAATTGCTATTAA
- a CDS encoding YoaH family protein: MYNHTPTLTHEEQQKAAERIHELMAQGISSGEAIMIVANQIREEDAKRREAAGESFSDEEE; encoded by the coding sequence ATGTACAATCACACTCCAACGCTCACTCACGAAGAACAGCAAAAAGCAGCAGAGCGTATTCATGAGTTGATGGCTCAAGGTATTAGTAGCGGTGAAGCTATCATGATCGTAGCTAACCAAATTCGTGAAGAAGATGCTAAACGTCGTGAGGCGGCGGGTGAATCTTTCAGTGATGAAGAAGAGTAA
- a CDS encoding HlyU family transcriptional regulator has protein sequence MGFFSKLFGSKKSESKNEQIEPTHYNDYLIYPEPKQEGGQFRIAGRICKEINGELKTHHFIRSDLLSSRHDAETFMIKKSEMFIDQMGEKMFD, from the coding sequence ATGGGCTTTTTTTCAAAGCTATTTGGCTCAAAAAAATCAGAGTCAAAAAACGAACAGATCGAGCCAACTCATTATAATGATTACTTAATTTACCCAGAGCCTAAACAAGAAGGCGGGCAATTTAGGATTGCTGGACGCATTTGCAAAGAGATCAACGGAGAACTGAAGACACATCACTTTATTCGCTCTGACTTGTTAAGTTCTCGTCATGATGCTGAAACATTCATGATCAAAAAATCTGAAATGTTCATCGACCAGATGGGCGAGAAAATGTTTGATTGA
- a CDS encoding bifunctional metallophosphatase/5'-nucleotidase: protein MTKNNKKAKITFAHINDTHSNFEPSSISLNLPQHVLNTETSVYASCGGFSRISSAVNELKSEAFLNQREFMFLHAGDCFQGTLYFSLYKGVANAVLLNAIGVEAMALGNHELDMGNNSVADFLDQTHFPLLSGNWDLSQEDQTKPNPLRDKANVFAYDNQTQTAKYITKDVHGEPIAIFGLAIENMAGIANPDPDTHFMNVTTVARNTVQHLNQQGINKIVVLSHLGYEHDIELAQEVDGIGAIIGGHTHTMQGDFTNIGYGKTDQYAHMVNNTCVVQAGCNALAVGHVTLEFAQDGKVEQAFGANQLLLGRQFTVDAGRTEHLENEEHDIVRDFLSKQDNIRFVVKDPIIENILNEHYRPAVRALQTEEIAVINEPLRHIRIPDSRGPSQIAPWVVESFVWKARKLGYDVDFGIHNAGGVRCSFNPGVITPADIAGKLLPFAIGIMIYSVKGKRIRQALEGAIDNAISNGVDGTGDGSFPYVADLRFTYRCCSVKGTRIETLEHLKDGEWIPVEDEKVYTSVSSGYTATGKEGYAPLLDYAKEPKPINVTMADAFEDFAKQKKSFDAPVNNNTIYFPCTGNEDVA, encoded by the coding sequence ATGACGAAGAATAATAAAAAGGCAAAGATCACATTTGCTCATATCAATGATACGCATTCGAATTTTGAACCATCTTCTATATCACTAAACCTGCCGCAACATGTTCTGAATACAGAAACTTCTGTTTATGCGAGTTGTGGTGGTTTTTCTCGTATTTCGTCTGCGGTAAATGAACTCAAATCAGAGGCTTTCTTAAATCAGCGTGAATTCATGTTTTTACATGCTGGTGACTGTTTCCAAGGTACGCTTTATTTCTCGTTATATAAGGGCGTAGCAAATGCTGTTTTACTAAATGCAATTGGCGTTGAAGCAATGGCATTAGGTAACCATGAATTAGATATGGGTAATAATAGTGTTGCTGATTTCCTTGATCAGACTCATTTCCCATTGCTTTCTGGTAACTGGGATTTATCCCAAGAAGATCAAACCAAACCCAATCCTCTTCGAGATAAAGCGAATGTATTTGCCTACGATAATCAAACACAAACAGCAAAATACATTACGAAAGATGTTCACGGTGAGCCGATCGCTATCTTTGGTTTAGCGATTGAGAATATGGCAGGTATTGCTAACCCAGATCCTGATACTCACTTTATGAATGTAACTACGGTTGCTCGAAATACGGTTCAGCATCTAAATCAGCAAGGTATTAATAAAATTGTTGTGCTGAGTCACCTTGGTTATGAGCATGACATTGAATTAGCACAAGAAGTGGATGGTATTGGGGCGATCATTGGTGGTCATACTCATACCATGCAAGGTGACTTTACGAATATTGGCTACGGTAAAACCGACCAATACGCGCACATGGTGAATAACACTTGTGTTGTACAAGCTGGTTGTAACGCGTTAGCTGTGGGACACGTTACACTCGAATTTGCACAAGATGGTAAAGTTGAGCAAGCCTTTGGTGCTAACCAGCTGTTACTTGGTCGTCAATTTACTGTTGATGCAGGGCGTACTGAGCATCTTGAAAACGAAGAGCATGACATTGTTCGCGATTTCTTAAGCAAGCAAGATAACATTCGTTTTGTGGTTAAAGATCCCATCATTGAAAACATCCTAAACGAGCATTACCGTCCTGCGGTTCGTGCGCTGCAAACAGAAGAAATCGCAGTGATTAATGAGCCATTACGTCACATTCGTATTCCTGATAGCAGAGGACCAAGCCAAATTGCCCCTTGGGTAGTTGAAAGCTTTGTCTGGAAAGCTCGTAAGCTTGGTTATGATGTTGATTTCGGTATTCATAATGCTGGTGGCGTAAGATGTTCATTTAATCCCGGTGTGATCACCCCTGCGGATATTGCTGGTAAATTACTGCCTTTTGCCATTGGTATTATGATTTACAGCGTGAAAGGTAAGCGTATTCGTCAAGCATTAGAAGGTGCTATCGATAATGCAATCAGTAATGGTGTTGATGGCACAGGTGACGGTAGTTTCCCGTATGTTGCAGATCTGCGTTTTACCTATCGTTGCTGTTCGGTGAAAGGGACACGTATCGAAACCTTAGAGCATTTAAAGGACGGTGAGTGGATCCCTGTTGAAGATGAGAAAGTCTATACTTCTGTTTCTTCTGGTTACACTGCAACAGGTAAAGAGGGCTATGCGCCGTTATTAGATTACGCCAAAGAGCCTAAGCCTATTAACGTGACTATGGCTGATGCGTTTGAAGATTTCGCTAAGCAAAAGAAATCGTTTGATGCGCCAGTGAATAACAATACGATTTATTTTCCATGCACTGGCAATGAAGACGTAGCTTAA
- a CDS encoding DUF2861 family protein, protein MRRITTFLCGLGIAHSLFFAASANADWFVNQSVYSEAHKYLLQGKTAQAFGSIVEAWQQSPNYDQESNLNDLLDLAIGEDCGHSLDKAVLPTWLSKLSIERAVVQNINQQILKLSIVGLTRVDITQITFSKYPNYSLIDATPVIDDGGYFTVEAHKLDHKVEAGLYKLTIVAKGEPVWNKWVVLNEPPAKQTLGWKDSNSWRIDKIKKPNSSCPAPILSIKMYDLNDTDWRPLWSEEVDTRLPTELPKLNIPEGRYWLDVGLIQSRWQGELSILDIQSITRPIDYSDDELE, encoded by the coding sequence ATGAGAAGAATAACGACTTTTCTATGTGGTCTAGGTATTGCGCACTCTCTGTTTTTTGCAGCGAGTGCCAATGCTGATTGGTTTGTTAACCAAAGTGTTTATTCTGAAGCACATAAATATTTGCTCCAAGGGAAAACCGCTCAAGCATTTGGCTCTATTGTAGAAGCGTGGCAGCAATCACCTAACTATGATCAAGAGTCAAACCTTAATGATTTGCTCGATCTTGCGATCGGTGAAGATTGTGGTCATAGCCTAGATAAAGCCGTACTACCCACTTGGTTGTCTAAGCTATCGATTGAACGTGCTGTCGTTCAAAATATTAATCAACAAATATTAAAGCTTTCTATCGTTGGTTTAACTCGTGTCGATATCACTCAGATCACATTCTCTAAATACCCTAATTACTCATTGATTGATGCGACACCTGTCATTGATGATGGTGGCTATTTTACGGTTGAAGCACATAAGCTTGACCACAAGGTTGAAGCGGGTCTTTATAAACTCACAATAGTGGCTAAAGGTGAGCCTGTTTGGAACAAATGGGTAGTGCTTAATGAACCGCCAGCGAAACAAACACTAGGGTGGAAAGACAGTAATTCATGGCGCATCGATAAGATTAAGAAGCCAAATAGCTCTTGTCCTGCTCCAATATTATCGATCAAAATGTATGATTTGAATGATACTGATTGGCGACCATTATGGAGCGAAGAAGTGGATACTCGTTTACCGACTGAGTTACCAAAACTGAACATTCCTGAAGGTCGATATTGGCTTGATGTGGGTTTAATTCAGAGCCGTTGGCAGGGTGAGTTATCTATCTTAGATATTCAAAGTATCACGCGCCCAATTGACTACTCAGATGATGAGCTGGAATAG
- the pntB gene encoding Re/Si-specific NAD(P)(+) transhydrogenase subunit beta codes for MSAGLAQAAYIVAALFFILSLAGLSKQTSAKSGNYFGIAGMSIALIATIFGPYAQGLTWIILAMVIGGAIGIYYAKRVEMTEMPELVAILHSFVGMAAVLVGYNSYLEPPVYSGEFAHTEHVIHMVEVFLGVFIGAVTFTGSIVAFGKLRGIISSSPLNLPHKHKMNLAAVVVSTLLMIYFVKADGSMFALIVMTLIAFAFGYHLVASIGGADMPVVVSMLNSYSGWAAAAAGFMLANDLLIVTGALVGSSGAILSYIMCKAMNRSFVSVIASGFGQEVSVSSDVEYGEHREVFAEDVAEMLKEARSVIITPGYGMAVAQAQYPVHEITEKLRAKGVDVRFGIHPVAGRLPGHMNVLLAEAKVPYDIVLEMDEINDDFPETDVVLVIGANDTVNPAAMEDPNSPIAGMPVLEVWNAKEVVVFKRSMNTGYAGVQNPLFFKENSQMLFGDAKDTCLKILEHL; via the coding sequence ATGTCTGCAGGATTAGCACAAGCGGCATATATTGTTGCTGCACTTTTTTTCATTCTGAGCCTTGCTGGCTTATCAAAGCAAACGTCAGCAAAATCAGGTAACTATTTTGGTATCGCTGGTATGAGCATCGCGCTCATTGCGACTATCTTTGGCCCATACGCGCAAGGTTTGACATGGATCATTCTGGCGATGGTTATTGGTGGTGCTATCGGTATCTACTACGCAAAACGCGTAGAAATGACAGAAATGCCAGAATTAGTCGCAATTCTACACAGCTTTGTAGGTATGGCGGCGGTTCTAGTGGGTTATAACAGCTACCTTGAACCACCAGTATATTCTGGTGAGTTCGCTCACACTGAACACGTTATCCATATGGTTGAAGTGTTCCTAGGTGTGTTTATCGGTGCGGTAACCTTTACAGGCTCTATCGTCGCATTCGGTAAGCTACGTGGCATTATTTCATCTTCACCGTTGAATCTGCCTCATAAGCACAAAATGAATCTTGCAGCAGTAGTTGTCTCTACTTTGCTAATGATTTATTTCGTGAAAGCTGACGGTAGTATGTTTGCTCTTATCGTGATGACGCTGATTGCTTTTGCATTTGGTTACCATCTTGTTGCTTCAATCGGTGGTGCGGATATGCCAGTGGTTGTTTCAATGCTGAACTCATACTCTGGTTGGGCAGCGGCGGCGGCAGGTTTCATGTTAGCAAACGATCTGCTAATCGTAACAGGTGCACTTGTTGGTTCTTCTGGTGCGATTCTGTCTTACATTATGTGTAAGGCGATGAACCGCTCATTTGTTAGTGTTATTGCTAGTGGTTTTGGTCAAGAAGTATCTGTTTCTTCAGATGTTGAATACGGTGAACACCGCGAAGTATTCGCTGAAGATGTGGCAGAAATGCTGAAAGAAGCACGCTCTGTAATTATCACACCGGGATACGGCATGGCGGTAGCACAAGCTCAGTACCCAGTTCACGAGATCACTGAAAAGCTACGAGCTAAGGGTGTTGATGTTCGCTTTGGTATTCACCCTGTAGCGGGTCGTTTGCCTGGTCACATGAACGTACTGCTTGCTGAAGCCAAAGTACCTTACGACATTGTGCTAGAAATGGATGAAATCAATGATGATTTCCCTGAGACTGATGTTGTTCTTGTTATCGGCGCGAACGATACGGTTAACCCTGCTGCAATGGAAGATCCAAATAGTCCAATCGCAGGTATGCCTGTTCTCGAAGTATGGAATGCAAAAGAAGTTGTTGTCTTCAAGCGTTCGATGAATACAGGCTATGCAGGTGTTCAAAACCCATTATTCTTCAAAGAGAATAGCCAGATGCTATTCGGTGATGCAAAAGATACATGTTTGAAGATTCTTGAACATCTTTAA